GCGCTGGTGGTGGCGCACAAGAAATTTCTCGTCAGCCGCCTGGCCGATATCTGCCTGGTGTTGGCCTGCGTACTGCTGGTGCAGGCGGCTGGCAGCAGCGAGCTGGCGCAGATTCTCGAGCAGGTGGCGCTGCGGCAGGCTGGCGGTGCTGTGGGCTGGGAGCTGCACCTGGCGGCGGTGCTGCTGGTGCTGGCGGTGATCCTCAAGTCTGCGCAGTTGCCGGTGCATGGCTGGCTGATCCAGGTGATGGAGGCGCCGACGCCGGTGTCGGCGCTGCTGCATGCCGGGCTGGTCAACCTGGGCGGTTTCGTCCTGCTGCGTTTTGCCCCCTTGCTGTCCGCAGCACCGGTTGCCCAGACCTTGCTGGTGGTAGTGGGGGGGCTGACTGCCGTGCTGGCAGCGCTGGTGATGATGACGGGCATCAGCATCAAGGTGCGTCTGGCCTGGTCGACCTGCGCACAGATGGGTTTCATGCTGCTCGAATGCGGCCTGGGCCTCTACGAGCTGGCGCTGGTGCACCTGTTGGCCCACTCGCTGTACAAGGCGCATGCCTTCCTGGCTTGCGGAGAGACGGTGTTGCAGGTGCGCCATCAGGCCTTGCAGGAGCCGCGAGCGGCGCCGGAGCTGTTCTCGCTGCTGCTGGCCCTGGGGCTTGCGGTGCTGGCCATGGCGCTGCTTGATCAGCTCTGGCGTTATCTGGTGCCGATGCACCCACTGCCGTTCGAGGCGCTGGCCATTCTTGCGGTAGGCCTGGCGCCCTGGTGCCTGCGGCGCCGTCAGCCGCTGTACGCCGTGCTGATGCTGGTGGCGTTGCTGGGCCTGTATCTGCTCTGGCACCTGGCGGCAGGCTGGATTCTCGCTGCCAGTGCCGCGCCCGCCACGGCGCCGCTGTATTTGAGTCTGGTGGCCCTGGCGCTGTTCTTCGGGCTTTACCTGCTGCAGGCGTTGATCGTGGCGCGGCCACAGGGGTTGCTGGCGCGGCGCC
This region of Pseudomonas wenzhouensis genomic DNA includes:
- a CDS encoding NADH-quinone oxidoreductase subunit L; its protein translation is MLPLSSQLATWLPWLYALALVPVALWPARRTASLWWPGRLAGGAGLALVMAALVQAGLDDQPADRLGLAMASLISLLALVIIEFSARYLQGEPGQRRYLLALLGTLAAVAMVVTSRDLYALVAAWIVSSLCLHQLLTFYRDRPMALVVAHKKFLVSRLADICLVLACVLLVQAAGSSELAQILEQVALRQAGGAVGWELHLAAVLLVLAVILKSAQLPVHGWLIQVMEAPTPVSALLHAGLVNLGGFVLLRFAPLLSAAPVAQTLLVVVGGLTAVLAALVMMTGISIKVRLAWSTCAQMGFMLLECGLGLYELALVHLLAHSLYKAHAFLACGETVLQVRHQALQEPRAAPELFSLLLALGLAVLAMALLDQLWRYLVPMHPLPFEALAILAVGLAPWCLRRRQPLYAVLMLVALLGLYLLWHLAAGWILAASAAPATAPLYLSLVALALFFGLYLLQALIVARPQGLLARRLYPAAFAGFFLDEHFTRLTFRLWPVRPLPAHHAATGERP